The Kineothrix sp. IPX-CK genomic interval ACGATGCATATACCGGATAAGATGAAAGAATTGTCGGAGCAGATTGCGAAAATAGACGTGCAGATCGAGCGTTCTGTGCGAGCGGAGGCATTCAGCCAGGCAGGAGAGCTTAAGCGCAGTCAGGATGCTTTGATTAAGAAATATGAGAAGATGAAGAGCAGGTTCGATTCGGAGCAAGCGGATAAAAGATATGTGGTAGGAGAAAATGAAATTGCCGAGGTTGTTTCTATGTGGACGAAGATTCCGGTAAAGAAGCTGGCGGAAAAGGAAAGCGAGCGTCTGCTCAAGCTAGAATCCATTCTTCACAAACGGGTAATCGGACAGGAGGAAGCGGTATCTGCGGTAGCGAAGGCGATGCGCAGAGGACGAGTGGGCTTACAGGATCCTAACAGACCTATCGGTTCCTTCTTATTCCTTGGTCCCACGGGTGTAGGAAAGACGGAGCTTAGCAAAGCGCTGGCCGAGGCGATGTTTGGCTCGGAGAATTCCCTTATCCGCGTAGATATGTCGGAATATATGGAGGGACACTCCGTATCGAAGATGATAGGTTCTCCTCCGGGATACGTAGGCTTTGACGAAGGAGGACAGCTCAGCGAGAAGGTGAGACGCAATCCGTATTCAGTAGTGTTGTTCGATGAGATTGAAAAGGCACATCCCGACGTATTCAACATTCTTCTTCAAGTGCTCGACGACGGACATATTACAGATGCCAAGGGGCGTAAGGTGAGCTTTAAGAATACGATACTCATCATGACTTCCAACGCAGGTGCTCAGAGGATAATCGATCCAAAGAATTTGGGCTTTTCTTCCCAGACGGATGAGAAACAGAATTATGAAAAGATGAAATCCGGCGTAATGGAGGAAGTGAAAAGGCTTTTCAAACCGGAGTTCATTAACCGTATCGATGAGATCATGGTGTTCCATCCTTTGAATAAAGACAATATGAAACAGATTATTACCTTGCTGTCAGCAAATCTAAGAAACAGGTGCAAGGCGCAGATGGATATCAATCTTACCATCGCTCCTGCTTTAAAGGAATATATTGTGGAGAAACATTCCGATTATAAGATGGGAGCGAGACCGTTAAAGCGTGCGATTCAGACGGTGATAGAGGACCGGCTTGCGGAGGAAATCCTTGCGGGAAGAATAAAGTCGGGAGATAACGTGACTGCAGGAGTAAAAGACGGAAAGGCTTCCTTTAGAGTAAAAAAAGAATCTTAAATCGGAACTTTTAGTGGATTAAATATGAAAAATATATTATACTGATAGTAAGAATAAGATGCTGAAAAAGTGTCATATTATGCGAAGGAAGGAACTTAGGAGGACGTAAGAAATGGCAGTGGTGGAAGAATTACTTCGCTCGGAAGGCGAAGGAGCAATCAGTTTTGGCAACCACAAACTGGAGAAAAAAGCGAAGCTGGAGGATTTCGAGTGCGGCGGTGACCTGCTGAAGGTCAAGACGTACAGAACCATGACGAAGCTTGAGAAGAACGGAATGTTTGTATATGAATCGGTACCGGGAACGAGTGTAACCGATTTTAAGGAAACGCAGGATGGCATTAACTTTAACGTAGAAGGAGATGAAGACGCACAGATTACTGTAGGTCTTCAGGACGAAACAGAATACGAGGTTTTTATAAATAACGAAAGTATTGGTAAGATGAGTACGAATTTAGGCGGTAAGCTGAATTTAAGCGTGGAACTTGCAGGTGTTGGAGAAGTAAATGTCAGAGTAGCAAAATAGAAGAAACGAAAAACGGGACGGTCATTTTGTGAAAGTCCCGTTTTTATGTAATTAGGAAAGGTAATAGGAAATTAAGGGGTAAGTATGGCAAAGAGTAAGAACGGGACAGTATTTTTTTGTCAGGAATGTGGTTATGAATCGTCGAAATGGATGGGACAGTGTCCTGGATGCAAGGCTTGGAATACTTTTGTGGAAGAACGGGTAACTATAAGTACGAAGGGAAGCGGGAGTTTCTCGAAAGCGGGAAGCAGTGTGAAACGGGCGGAGCCAGCCAGGCTGTCGGAGGTGTCCTTAGGCGGTGAGGAGAGAATCGGCACACGGATAGAAGAACTGGATAGGGTACTTGGAGGCGGCATTGTGCCGGGCTCCCTCACTCTGGTAGGAGGAGATCCGGGAATCGGTAAGTCCACTCTCTTGCTTCAGGTATGCCAGAAGTTGGCCGGAGCCGGCAGAAAGGTATTGTATCTGTCCGGAGAGGAATCATTGCGCCAGATTAAGATACGGGCCAACAGAATCGGAGAATTCAACGACAACCTTCTGCTCCTGTGCGAGACGAATCTATACGTTATCGAGGAGACCTTAAAGGCAATGAAGCCCGATGTGGCGGTCATTGATTCCATTCAGACCATGTACAGCGAGGATGTATCGTCGGCGCCGGGAAGCGTGTCTCAGGTAAGGGAGGCAACAAATATTTTTCTTCAATTGGCGAAAGGGATGAATATATCTATATTTCTTGTAGGACATGTGACCAAGGAGGGAACGGTGGCAGGCCCCAGAGTGTTAGAGCATATGGTAGATACGGTGCTCTATTTCGAAGGGGACAGGCATGCTTCCTACCGGATACTTCGCGGGGTGAAGAACCGGTTCGGCTCCACCAATGAAATCGGAGTGTTTGAAATGAGGGAAGAAGGACTGATAGAGGTCATGAACCCATCAGAATTCATGTTAAACGGCAGGCCTGAGGACGCCAGCGGCTCGGTGGTGGCATGCTCTATGGAAGGGACCAGACCGATACTGATAGAGATACAGGCTTTGGTATGCGGGAGCAATTTCGGTATTCCGAGGCGTCAGGCGATTGGCACGGATTTCAACCGGGTGAATCTGTTGATGGCGGTGCTGGAAAAGCGGGTTGGTCTGCAAATGTCAGGCTGCGACGCTTATGTGAATCTGGCAGGAGGAATCAAGATCGTAGAACCGGCTATTGATTTGGGAATCGTGCTGGCCATCGTTTCCAGCTTTAGGAACCGGGCCATCGATAGCAAGGTAATTGCTTTTGGTGAAGTTGGACTAAGCGGAGAGGTAAGGGCTGTGAGCATGGCGAGGCAGCGGGTTCAGGAGGCTAAGAAGCTGGGATTTACCACTTGTATTCTGCCTGCGGTCTGTATGGAGGGTTTAAGCGAAGAAAAGGATATGAAGGTGATCGGTGTAAGGAGTGTACGAGACGCTATCGACCTCATATAAAATGTATGAAATTATTGTAGATATACCGGAGAACTTAGACAATGAAGAAGTTATTGATTTATCTTAAGGATTATAAAAAAGAAACAGTATTGGCTCCGCTTTTTAAGATGCTGGAGGCATCCTTTGAGCTTCTGGTGCCGTTAGTTATGGCGGCGATCATCGATACGGGGATCGCGCAGGGAGACAAAGGATATATTGTCAGGATGTGCCTGATCATGGTGGCTCTGGGAGTCATCGGACTGGTATGCTCTGTCACCGCACAGTATTATTCCGCCAAGGCGGCGGTGGGTTTTTCTGCCGGATTGAAGCATGAGCTGTTTAAGCACATTCAAAAGCTGTCCTTTACAGAGATGGACGAAATAGGGACCTCTACGCTGATTACCAGAATGACAAACGATGTGAATCTGCTGCAGTCAGGAGTGAATCTGGTACTGCGCCTCTTTTTGCGCTCCCCTTTTATCGTGTTCGGAGCTATGGTGATGGCATTTACCATTGACGGCAAGGCGGCACTGATTTTTGTAATAACTATCCTTCTGCTCAGTGCCGTCGTTTTTGGTATCATGCTCGTAAGCATGCCATTGTATAAGAAGGTGCAGGCGGGACTGGATAGAATTCTCGGTATTACGAGGGAGAACCTTACAGGTGTGAGAGTAATACGTGCTTTCAACAAGGAGGCAGCGGAGATAGCGCGCTTTGAAGGAGAAAACGAAGTGCTGACAAGGATGCAGCAGTTTGTAGGAAAGATCTCCGCCTTGATGAATCCGGTGACCTATGTCATTATAAACGGTGCGCTGATCGTGCTCATATGGACGGGGGCTCTTCGTGTGGACGGCGGTTATATTACGCAGGGAGAGGTAGTTGCGCTGGTAAATTACATGTCTCAGATATTGGTTGAGCTCATTAAACTCGCCAATCTGATCATAACCATAACGAGGGCTTTCGCCAGTGCTAACCGGATTGCAGCCGTATTCGAGATGAAATCCAGCTTAGTATCGCCTGAGAGAGAAAATGAAACCGAATTGGTTCATGGAGATGGAAACGATGACATTGCGGTTTCTTTCGAGCATGTCTGTCTGTCCTATAAAAATGCCGGAGCGGAAGCTCTGACGGATATTGATTTTAAGGTAAAAAGAGGGCAGACGGTAGGAATCATAGGCGGTACAGGCTCAGGAAAATCTTCTTTGGTTAATATGATCCCCCGATTTTATGATGCGACCGGTGGATGCGTAAGGATAGACGGAGTGGATGTAAAAGACTATCCGTTAGACGTGCTGCGTTCCAAAATAGGCATCGTCATGCAAAAAGCGGTGCTGTTCAAAGGAACCATAAGGGAAAATGTACAGTGGGGCAAGGAGAATGCTTCGGAGGAGGAAGTCCTTCAGGCGTTAGAAATCGCACAGGCGAAGGAATTCGCCACGGAAAAGGCAGGAGGACTGGACGCCAAAGTATCGCAGGAGGGCAAGAATTTCTCAGGGGGGCAGAAACAGCGCCTTACCATTGCCAGAGCGTTAGTGAGAAAACCGAAAATACTTATATTGGACGACAGCGCCTCTGCGCTGGACTTCGCCACTGATGCCAGACTGCGTCAAGAAATACGCAATATGGAAGAGGATATGACGGTCTTTATCGTATCTCAGCGAGCCGCATCTATCCGTTATGCGGATTTTATCGTGGTTATGGAAGACGGTGAAGTGGCGGGAATCGGAACGCATGAGGAATTAGTAAATAGCTGCAATGTCTACAAGGAAATTTATGATTCGCAGTTTAAGAAGGAGGAGAGGGCATGAACAACGGCGGCGTAAGTCAAAAGGAGACTCTCTTCAAGGTACTTCGATATATAAAAAAGTATTGGTTTTATTTGGGTATGTCCGTATTCATGGCGTCTGTCAGCGTGGCGCTCACGTTATACGTGCCGATTCTTACCGGCGATGCGATCGACCTTATCATCGATAAAGGGTTGGTGGACTTCGCCGGCATTCTGGTGCTTCTTTATCGCATGGCTGCAGCGATTATATTCACGGCGATAGCGCAGTGGATCATGAATGTATGCAATAATAAAATGACATTCGGAATTGTGAAGGACATGAGGGATGAAGCATTTAAAAAAATTGAAGTTTTACCCCTTAAATATATAGATTCCCGTTCCTACGGGGAGGTGGTCAGCAGAGTGATCGCCGACGTAGATCAGTTGGCGGACGGCCTGCTCATGGGATTCACCCAGTTGTTTACCGGAGTGATTACGATTCTCGGCACATTGATTATTATGTTAACTATAGATGTGGGAATTACGGCGATAGTCGTATTGCTCACCCCGGTTTCCTTTCTGGTAGCTAATTTTATCGCGAAGAAGACTTACCGTATGTTTAAGCTTCAATCGGAGACGAGAGGAGAGCAGACGGCATTAATTGATGAAATGGTGGGCAGTCAGAGGGTGGTACAGGCCTTCGGACACGAAGAGAAGGCACTTAAGCAGTTCGATGAAGTCAACGAAAGATTAAGGGAGGCTTCATTAAAGGCGATCTTCTTCTCATCTATCACTAATCCGGCAACACGTTTTGTGAACAGCATAGTATATACGGGGGTGGGAATTACAGGAGCGATTTTGGCCATTGCAGGAGGGATAAGTATAGGGCAGCTTGTATGCCTCCTTACCTATGCGAATCAGTATACGAAGCCCTTCAATGAAATCTCGGGAGTGGTTACGGAGCTGCAAAATGCTCTCGCATGTGCGGGAAGGATATTGGAGCTTATCGAGGAGGAACCGCAGATACCAGAGGCAGACGATGCGGCAGTGCTTTTGGATGTTGAGGGAAATGTTTCTCTCTCCGAGGTGTATTTCTCCTATACTCCTGAACAGAAATTGATTCAAAATTTTAATCTTCATGTGAGGCCGGGACAGCGGGTGGCAATCGTGGGTCCTACCGGTTGCGGAAAAACCACGGTTATCAATCTGCTGATGCGTTTTTATGATGTGGACAGCGGAAAGATACAGGTAGAGGGAAAGGATATCCGCCATGTGACGAGGATGAGCCTTCGCACCTCCTATGGTATGGTGCTTCAGGATACTTGGCTGAAGGCGGGAACGGTTCGGGAAAATATAGTAATGGGAAAGCCTGAGGCCACAGACGAGGAAATTATCGCGGCGGCGAAGGCAGCCCATGCCCACAGCTTTATTAAGAGGCTGCCGGAGGGCTATGATACTGTGATTACGGAGGCAGGAGGAAATCTCTCCGGGGGACAGAAGCAGCTTCTATGTATTGCAAGAGTCATGCTCTGTCAGCCGGATATGCTCATTTTGGATGAAGCCACTTCCTCTATCGATACGAGGACGGAGCTTAAGATCCAGAACGCATTTGCAAAGCTGATGGAGGGAAGGACCAGTTTTATCGTGGCGCATAGGCTTTCGACGATAAAGGAGGCCGACATCATTCTGGTGATGAAAGACGGCGATATCATAGAACAAGGAAATCATGAAACGCTGTTGGCGGCCGAAGGATTTTATGCAAAGCTCTATAACAGTCAATTTGCTTTGTAGGGAAAGGCATGGTTATTAATATGTGGCTTATTTATGCGTGTGTTCCGCGGGCTTCGCAGGAATAACTTCGATACTCGCTAAAATAGGCATTAGGGATACGGACTCGAATCTGGCAACGGCCATCCGTACGGTTGTAATTTTGCTGTTTTCATGGCTGATGGTATTTCTCGTAGGATCGCAGGATACAATTTCACAGATCAGCGCTAAGACATTCACCTTTCTCGTGCTGTCGGGCATCGCTACGGGCTGTTCGTGGCTCTGTTATTTTGCGGCGCTGCGTTATGGAGAGGTCCACAAGGTCATGGCAATCGACAAGGCCAGCATTATACTCACCTTACTGCTCGCTTTTCTCATTTTGGGAGAAGCTCTTACATCGTTAAAAATAGTGTCCATGGCGGTAATCGTTGGGGGCACCTATATGATGATGGAGAGGAAGAATGCGAAGAAAGGAAATATAAAAGAGAGAGAAGTAACGCCGGAAAAGAAAAGGGGCGGGATGAAGTGGCTGACCTATGCCATATTGTCTGCAATATTTGCCAGCTTTACGGCGATTCTCGGTAAAATCGGCATAGACGGAGTAGAATTGAATCTGGGAACGGCTATTCGCACCGTAGTAGTTCTCATTATGGCGTGGCTTGTAGTATTTGCAGGAAAAAAACAGAACGGACTTAAGCGCATTGATAAAAAGAGTTGGGTGTTCATCTGTCTGTCCGGTATTACTACGGGCCTTTCCTGGCTTTGTTATTATAAGGCGCTGCAAAAGGGAGAGGCGGGTATCGTAGTGTTGGTGGACCGCCTTAGTATCGTAGTTACCGTAGGTCTTTCGTGTATGATTCTGAAGGAGAAGCTCACAAAGAAATCGGCTGCCGGTTTGGCGATTATAACAGCGGGCATCCTCCTTTTGCTGATAAAATAAGTACAATTATTTGTCCGAAGCCTTTCCAAATAAAAAGCTAAGCTCATCATCCTTGTAATAGAAGAAGCAAATAATGCAAAGCAGTACCATTCCTACGCTTACATAACAGTCTGCAACGTTGAACTTGGGAAAATTGATGGGAACAAAATAGATGAAGTCCACTACATAGCCATTTTTTATCCTGTCTATCAGATTTCCGATTCCGCCGTTTATAACGAGAAGAAACGTGAGACGCATGATATGAAATCGCCTTCCTTCCGGAACCTGGAAATATTTCCAAATGATGAAGAGCATAACGCAGGACGTCAGGGTGATGAGGAACCCCTGCTTGCCAAGAAAGGAGCTGAACGCCGCCCCGGTATTTTCTAAATAAGAAAATTCCAGTATACCGGGAATGAGTGCGAAATCCGCTTGTTCTTTCAAATTTTTAACAGCGAGAAACTTAGTGAACTGGTCAAGGCCTATAAGCAGGGCGATGCTCAAAATCAATATGAGGGCAGGTATGGTTTTTTTAGATATATTTTTCATTTCTATTTTCATATCCTTTCTATAAAAGAATTTCATATCTTATGTACATTACAAAATCGCATATCATTTATGTTCATAAAAAACAAAAAGCTCAGAAATCCGAAACTGGGTGAATTCCTGAAGCAATAAAATCCTTAAAATAGAATAACATTTTTTCTTTTATAAATCAACCTTGAAGAGATTGCATTTATTTGATATTATTTATTTTATTGTCTAATAATAAATATAAGGATTGGTAAAAAATAATGAAATTAAAAATAGTAAAAATTGAGAATCGAATTGTAACATGTGAGAAGGATAAGGATGGTTCTTTCCTTGCTATCGCACGCAGATGGTTTGCGGAAGATATCCAGGAAGGGGATACGATTGAAATCGAGAAAAAGACAAGTCTCGATAATTAGAATAAAGGACTGGAAGCAGGAATAATACTGTAGTAATAATTTCTGCCATGAAGTATAATAAAATAATATTGATTACAGTGGATTAACCGATGAATGGGAGCAGACCAATGGATAGTGTTAAGCAGAACATTCTGCTGGTTTATGAAAATATGACAGCAGTAGAAAGAAGTATAGCAGATTTTTTTATAAATAATAATGAAGTAATAAACTTTTCTTCTAAAAATATATCAAAGCTGCTTTATATTTCGGAGGCTACTTTATCGAGATTCGCAAAGAAATGTAATTATAAGGGTTATAGGGAGTTTATTTTTGCTTACGAAAAAGAACTCCAGGAAGATCTGTACGAAAGAAATATAAGTGTATTGACAAAAAAGGTGAAAAATACCTATACTAGACTTTTGGAAGAAGGCTTTCATATTCTGGATGAAGAAAAGGTGAAACGTGTTTCGGATATGATGAATGTACATCCCCGTGTAATTGTTTGCGGGATGGGAAGTTCCGGATATACCGCACAGGAATTTCAACTGAGATTTATGAGACTCGGCATGAATATACAGGCGGTCACCGACTCGCAGATGATACAGATGTCAATGGCGGTGACGGATGAAAATTGTATGGTAATAGCCATTTCTTTAAGCGGAAAGACAAAGGCCATACTGGATGCGGTCAGAATGGCAAAGGCCAAAGGTTCATATGTAGTAATGATTACCTCTGATCAGGAAATAGAGCTTCAAAATGATTGTGATGAAATAATATATGTTGCGACGGCGAAAAATCTGGATGGGGGTACGATGATATCGCCTCAATTTCCTATTTTGGTCCTTGTAGATGTTTTTTATACCTACTATTTTGAGAATGATGCAAAGAATAAAATAATGAAATATCACGATACTCTTTCGGCGCTGAGAGGGTATGATACGTAAGAAATGGAGAAGTGAAATGTGTGACGAAATTTATTTCGGAATTGATATAGGCGGTACAGCCGTAAAAATGGGAATCATGAACAGCAGAGGAGAACTGTTCGCATCGGATACGGCATCCGTTAACTTCGATCAGTATGAAACACCAATATTACAGACAGTAAAAAAGGTTTCGGCAGTTTTTATTGAGGAACATCCGGAATATAAAGACAAGCTGAAAGCGATCGGAATATCAGCTACCGGCCAGATCGATTCAAGAACCGGGGTCGTGAGCGGAACCGCAGGACATATTAAAAATTGGCAGGACAGTAGAATCAAAGAAGAAATGGAGGAGCTGTTCCGCTTGCCGGTCGCTGTGGCAAATGATGCGAATTGTGCTGCTCTGGGTGAATACTGGATCGGGGCAGCAAGAGGAGTCGAAGACGTTATTGTGATTACGGTTGGTACGGGGATTGGCGGAGGTATCATCACGGGAGGGAAATTGCTTTCCGGAGCACGTGGAATAGCAGGTGAAATGGGACACTTTTCTATCAAGTCCGATGGAGAGGAATGCACATGCGGGAACAGAGGGTGCTACGAGCGGTATGCTTCCACAACGGCCTTGGTCAGAATGATAAACGAAAGAATGAAAAAGGGAGAACTTAAGGCATTTGCGGATAACGTAAGCGGAAAGACCATATTTGAAGAACTGGGAAAAGGCAATGCAAAGCTGCAGGCGGCTGTGGAGGAATGGATTGATTACGTGGCAGATGGCTTGGTAAGTCTTGTACATATTTTTAATCCGTCTATGATTATAATAAGCGGTGGTGTTAGTATGCAGAAGGAACTTTTTATCGATCCTCTGTCTGTTAAGATAAAGGACAGGATCATGCCGGCATACAGGGAGAATCTCGAAATCAGGCAAGCCGCGCTGAAAAATAACGCAGGTCTGGCTGGAGCTATATATAATTGTATTTGTACACTTATAGAAGAATAAATAAAAAAGCGGAGGCATCGAAGGAGATGCACCGCTTTTTTGTATTGAGAATACGGATATCAGAAGCAGTATTCATCGGGAATCCGTTTAAGAGCTTCTTCATCGGCGACGATTGACACATTCGTATGCAGTTGAAGGATGGAAGCCGGCACCTCCGGAGTGATTGGCTCCATGAAGGACCGGTACAAAGCATCAGCTTTGTTCTGACCGGTGGCGATCAAGACAATCTTAGCCGCCTGAAAAATATTCCGGATGCCCATGGTGATAGCCCTGCGCGGAACGTCGTCTATTCTGGAGAACAATCGGGAATTAGCTTTTATTGTACTTTCTGTCAGCTGCACGATATGTGTATCCAGCAGAAAGCTTTTTCCGGGTTCATTGAAGCCAATGTGTCCATTGCTTCCTATGCCGAGAAGCTGAAGATCGATGCCTCCCAGGTCCTGAATCAGAGAATCATAAGCCTTGCATGCTTCTTCCAGATCGGAGACATGACCGTTAGGAACATGAGTATTTTCCATGGCGATATTTACCTTTGAGAAGAAGTTTTTTTCCATAAAATAATGATAGCTTTCACTGTTGTCAGGTGAGAGACCTACATATTCATCCAGATTAACGGAAATAACCCTTGAGAAATCCACATCTTTCTTTGTGCACCATTCGGCCAGCTGATGATAGGCTCCCAGCGGGGAAGTTCCGGTGGCAAGTCCTAAAATGCTGTCCGGCTTTGAAATGACCTGTGCCGATATGAGATTTGCAGCCTTTCTGCTGACTGATTCGTAGTCCTTTTCTTTATAAATTCTGATGTTTTTCATGTTAATTTTCCTTTCTGTATTTTTCACTGCTTTTATTATAATAACTTTATTTTTGATAAACAATGAACGGGCTGATTTGGGAAGAAGTTTCATAAAAAAGTACCAAATCGGGATTTTTGTGATTGTACTTTCCAAAAGAGCCGGATTTCTTGAAACTCACCGGAGGTATTGATATAATGCAGTCAATTGCAAAGAAAATGTCGGAAGGAGAAAGCCCAAATGAAGATAAGAACTTTTGATTTGTCGGAGAAGCTTAAACCGATCGTTGAAAAAGCCAATTTCTTTTTGCAAAACAGTCCTGATGCATGCGAATATACGTTGTCAGCTTGCGAGAGTGAAAATAAAGGTTACTTTTTACGCAAAGAAAAAGAGACTTTAACAGTGGAATATGCAAAGCTGCCGGATCTTGGAAGAGCGATCATGGCTGCGGCGCAGGCAGACGGCAGTCTGGAACTGGAAGAAAGAAAACAGTTTGGTGATTTCGGTTATATGCTGGATTGCTCCAGAAATGCCGTTCCCGCAATGAACACATTAAAAAAACTTGTGCCTTTTCTGGCATTGCTCGGATATAACTTTCTGGGGCTTTATATAGAAGATACCATAAAGGTATCGGAAGAACCTTATCTGGGATATATGAGAGGGGCTTTCAAGCCGGAGGAAATAAAAGAAATTTCGGCCTATGCGGCAGAATATGGAATGGAAATCAGGCCGTATGTACAATCGCTCGCCCACTTTAATCAGATTAAAAGATATGAAGAATACCAAAAGATGATAGATACAGACGATATTCTATTGGCAGACAGCGAGCGTACTTACGAGTTTCTGGATCATTACATAAAAACAATAGCGGACTGTTTTTCTTCCGGTAAAATCAATATCGGAATGGATGAGGCACACATGGTAGGGCTTGGAAAATACCTGGATTCCCATGGATATAAAAACCGATTTGAAATCATGTATGATCATTTGAAAAAAGTTACTGCAATTTGTGAAAAGTATGGCTTGCGGCCTCAGATCTGGAGTGATATGTTTTTCAGGCTGGTGTTTGGCGGGGAATATTATAAGGCAGATCAAAAGCTCGCTGAAAAAGTCATCATTCCGGAAGGATTGGAGATTGTTTATTGGGATTATTATTCCTGTGATGAAAATCGGTATGATGAAATGCTCAGACAGCATCTTCAGTTAACGGATAACATCGGATTTGCTGCGGGAGCGTGGAAATGGACTGGTTTTGCGCCTCATAACAGGTACAGTATGGAAAGCGGCAAAGCAGCACTGAATGCCTGCAAGAAGAACCGTGTGGATTCGGTGGTGATTACCGGCTGGGGCGATAACGGGGCGGAAGCAAGCCAGTTTTCCAATCTGCCGGCGTTATTTGCCGACGCTAATCTGGCGTACGAATCGAAAATAACAAATACGGCATTTTGGATGCTGACAGGAATGAAATGGGAAGAATTTATGTTAATAGACTGTACAAATCCGCTTTCTGATACATCCGGAAAACATAATAATGCCAGCAAGTACTTTTTGTACAACGATCCTTTGATAGGTACGTTTGACTCCGTGGCAGAACAGTTGGAAAAGGACTATTTTGATAAAATAGCAAAGAAGCTGGAGACTTGCATTG includes:
- the nagB gene encoding glucosamine-6-phosphate deaminase is translated as MRIYKEKDYESVSRKAANLISAQVISKPDSILGLATGTSPLGAYHQLAEWCTKKDVDFSRVISVNLDEYVGLSPDNSESYHYFMEKNFFSKVNIAMENTHVPNGHVSDLEEACKAYDSLIQDLGGIDLQLLGIGSNGHIGFNEPGKSFLLDTHIVQLTESTIKANSRLFSRIDDVPRRAITMGIRNIFQAAKIVLIATGQNKADALYRSFMEPITPEVPASILQLHTNVSIVADEEALKRIPDEYCF
- a CDS encoding beta-N-acetylhexosaminidase, whose product is MKIRTFDLSEKLKPIVEKANFFLQNSPDACEYTLSACESENKGYFLRKEKETLTVEYAKLPDLGRAIMAAAQADGSLELEERKQFGDFGYMLDCSRNAVPAMNTLKKLVPFLALLGYNFLGLYIEDTIKVSEEPYLGYMRGAFKPEEIKEISAYAAEYGMEIRPYVQSLAHFNQIKRYEEYQKMIDTDDILLADSERTYEFLDHYIKTIADCFSSGKINIGMDEAHMVGLGKYLDSHGYKNRFEIMYDHLKKVTAICEKYGLRPQIWSDMFFRLVFGGEYYKADQKLAEKVIIPEGLEIVYWDYYSCDENRYDEMLRQHLQLTDNIGFAAGAWKWTGFAPHNRYSMESGKAALNACKKNRVDSVVITGWGDNGAEASQFSNLPALFADANLAYESKITNTAFWMLTGMKWEEFMLIDCTNPLSDTSGKHNNASKYFLYNDPLIGTFDSVAEQLEKDYFDKIAKKLETCIDLRQDSDFIYLFETQKVLCDVLQQKVDLGIRLRRAYCEKDITALKEIAEAEIPQITEKLDIFYNAFREQWYLENKTFGFEIQSQRIGGLKQRLRESSERISFYVNGDLKIVEELEEENLPFHYFEDNQLATLNYNLWSDIVSPAVIG